In Mytilus trossulus isolate FHL-02 chromosome 6, PNRI_Mtr1.1.1.hap1, whole genome shotgun sequence, a single window of DNA contains:
- the LOC134723536 gene encoding 17-beta-hydroxysteroid dehydrogenase 14-like, which produces MTSLRYKDKVALITGGSRGIGKGCVDVFVENGAKVVFCSNDDTEGQHLERNLNSKGPGEALFVNGDVTQDSDIKKIVKKTVEKFGRIDCLINNAGTHPLSHTIDEFSAEDFRKLLDLNLINYFLFSKYSLPHLRKTEGSIINISSLVNQIGQEQAVTYVATKGAITSMTKALAIDEAKYNVRVNSVAPSAIWTPLLDDVLKSVPNPLEAKQMCENNQLLGRLGTIEEVGKACLFLASDATFCTGIELNLSAGAELNYGNKNMRKQETSAN; this is translated from the exons ATGACAAGTCTGCGATATAAGGACAAAGTTGCATTAATCACAGGCGGATCCAGAGGTATCGGTAAAGGATGTGTAGATGTATTCG tTGAGAATGGTGCAAAAGTCGTCTTCTGTTCGAATGACG ATACGGAGGGTCAGCACTTGGAGAGAAATTTAAACTCAAAAGGACCAGGAGAAGCGTTGTTTGTAAATGGCGACGTTACTCAAGATTCAGATATCAAG aaaatagtaaagaaaacagttgagaagTTTGGTAGAATAGATTGTTTGATTAACAACGCTGGAACAC atccTCTGTCGCATACTATTGACGAGTTCTCCGCTGAAGATTTTCGAAAACTTCTAGATTTGAACCTCATTAACTACTTTCTATTTTCAAAG TATTCATTGCCACATCTTCGTAAAACAGAAGGAAGCATAATTAATATAAGTAGTCTGGTAAATCAAATTGGACAGGAGCAGGCAGTGACATACGTAGCTACTAAA GGTGCAATCACATCTATGACAAAAGCTCTAGCGATAGATGAGGCCAAATATAATGTTCGAGTCAATTC GGTAGCACCATCAGCTATATGGACCCCACTTTTAGACGATGTACTGAAATCTGTTCCTAACCCATTGGAAGCCAAACAAATGTGTGAAAACAACCAG ttACTGGGACGATTAGGAACAATAGAGGAAGTTGGAAAAGCATGTTTATTTTTAGCGTCTGATGCAACATTCTGTACTGGAATAGAACTGAATCTGAGTGCAGGAGCTGAACTGAATTATGGCAATAAAAacatgagaaaacaggaaacatCAGCAAACTAA